The following coding sequences lie in one Miscanthus floridulus cultivar M001 chromosome 9, ASM1932011v1, whole genome shotgun sequence genomic window:
- the LOC136483137 gene encoding disease resistance protein Pik-2-like, whose protein sequence is MELVVGASEATMKSLLGKLGELLAQEYSLIRGVRGDIQYINDELASMQAFLRDLSSAPEGQDNRMKDWMKQIRDMAYDCEDCIDDFAHRLPNEPISDFTCSWIVIGIYELWTWWPRREIASKIVDLKVRAQQIAERRSRYGVNNPGHGTSNRPGVRAATYDIAEHQVAARQLIGMKEPVGVATDMDKLEKWLTTKIDPNERAVLSIVGFGGVGKTTIATALYRKVRNEFECRASITVSQNYDQDAVMRSILNQVMPQDRDQKQQGSEPGTPEDKKLVAQIRKKLSRVVPLIQIHRQQGNNGSSHVKPIKIETMDHDQLVNELKRQLADKRYLLLIDDIWSAKTWESIRICLPPENNRGNRIIVTSRFQAVGATCSPNEKIDLLHTVDFLTDDESKRLFFQGVSESKSSKNNEIVQNHVPEEIWKICGGLPLAIVTMAGLVACNPSKHSDDWQKVCKSLFPEPVTSLTLDGVTRILDCCYNDLPADLKTCSLYLSIFPKGWKISRKRLTRRWIAEGFVSEKQGLTEEEVAETYFNQLTRRKIIRPVEHSSNGKVKTFQVHDMVLEYIVAKSSEENFITVVGSHWMMPAPSNKVGRLSMQSSGSKYGNSTKGMNLSQVRSLTIFGSLNQLPFHSFNNAIIQVLDLEGWKGLKEKHLNDICNMLVLKYLGLRRTEIAKIPSRIEKLEYLETLDIRETNVGELPKAVGQLKRISSILGGNKNPRKGLRLPQDKSKDSRKSILPQEKSKDGMKSLRVLSGIEIIGESTAVAGLHQLTGLRKFAIYKLSINKDGDTFKELRSSIEYLGSCGLQTLAINDEGSDFINSLDTMSAPPRYLIALELSGKLEKPPKWINKLEMLNKLTLSLTVLRTDTLELICALKSLFSLTFSLNAVKLDEDTQEILGKNKEQSDGEIFVPGGFPCLKLLRFFAPLVPKLGFSDNAMPSLEMIDMRFGAFEGLLGIDTLENLKEVHLRVNDQADETTKFFVDDLKNNGHGLKVIVDHVITS, encoded by the exons ATGGAGTTGGTGGTTGGTGCTTCAGAAGCAACCATGAAATCTCTCCTGGGCAAGCTTGGTGAACTTCTCGCCCAGGAGTATTCTCTGATCAGGGGGGTTCGTGGTGACATCCAGTACATCAATGACGAGCTTGCCAGCATGCAGGCCTTCCTCCGCGACCTGAGCTCCGCCCCCGAAGGGCAAGACAACAGGATGAAGGACTGGATGAAGCAGATCCGTGACATGGCCTACGACTGCGAGGACTGCATAGATGACTTTGCCCACCGCCTCCCCAATGAGCCCATCAGTGATTTCACATGCTCATGGATAGTCATTGGAATCTACGAGCTCTGGACATGGTGGCCTCGCCGTGAAATTGCTTCCAAAATTGTTGACCTCAAGGTCCGGGCGCAACAGATTGCTGAACGCCGCAGCAGATATGGAGTGAACAACCCAGGACACGGCACTAGCAATAGACCTGGTGTTCGTGCAGCTACATATGACATTGCTGAACATCAGGTCGCGGCCCGTCAGCTCATTGGTATGAAGGAGCCTGTGGGGGTCGCTACTGACATGGATAAACTTGAGAAGTGGCTAACCACCAAAATTGATCCTAATGAGAGAGCTGTTTTGTCCATAGTGGGATTTGGGGGTGTGGGGAAGACCACCATTGCCACAGCATTGTACCGGAAAGTCAGGAATGAGTTTGAGTGCCGGGCATCAATCACCGTGTCCCAGAACTATGACCAAGACGCAGTCATGAGGAGCATTCTGAATCAAGTAATGCCGCAAGACAGAGATCAAAAGCAGCAAGGCAGTGAGCCAGGGACCCCGGAGGACAAGAAACTGGTGGCACAGATTAGAAAGAAATTGAGTCGAGTTGTGCCATTAATCCAAATTCACAGGCAGCAAGGCAATAATGGGAGCTCTCATGTAAAGCCGATCAAGATTGAGACAATGGACCATGATCAACTTGTCAACGAACTGAAAAGGCAACTGGCTGATAAGAG GTATCTCCTCTTAATTGATGACATATGGTCTGCAAAGACATGGGAGAGCATCAGAATTTGTTTGCCACCAGAGAATAACAGAGGCAATAGAATAATAGTGACTTCAAGGTTTCAAGCTGTTGGTGCTACGTGCTCCCCAAATGAAAAAATTGACCTTCTGCATACAGTTGATTTTCTCACTGATGATGAGTCCAAGAGATTATTCTTTCAAGGTGTTTCTGAATCCAAAAGCAGCAAAAATAATGAGATAGTTCAGAACCATGTCCCTGAAGAGATTTGGAAAATATGTGGGGGCTTGCCTTTGGCCATAGTCACCATGGCTGGCCTAGTTGCCTGCAACCCAAGCAAACACAGTGATGATTGGCAAAAAGTCTGCAAATCATTATTTCCAGAACCTGTGACTTCTCTTACTTTAGATGGGGTTACAAGGATACTTGACTGTTGCTACAATGATTTGCCTGCAGATCTCAAGACCTGTTCGTTGTACTTGAGCATATTTCCAAAGGGTTGGAAAATTAGCAGGAAACGTTTGACCCGGCGATGGATAGCTGAAGGTTTTGTTAGTGAGAAGCAAGGGTTGACAGAGGAGGAAGTTGCAGAGACATATTTTAATCAGctcacaagaagaaagataaTACGTCCTGTGGAGCACAGCAGCAATGGGAAAGTAAAAACCTTTCAAGTTCATGACATGGTCCTTGAATATATCGTGGCCAAGTCGAGTGAAGAGAACTTTATTACTGTAGTAGGTAGCCACTGGATGATGCCAGCACCTAGCAATAAAGTCGGTCGACTTTCAATGCAGAGCAGTGGTTCCAAGTATGGAAATTCAACAAAAGGTATGAACTTATCTCAGGTTCGATCATTGACCATTTTTGGGAGCCTGAACCAACTGCCATTCCATTCATTCAATAATGCAATAATACAAGTGCTTGATCTAGAGGGCTGGAAGGGGTTGAAAGAGAAACATCTGAATGACATATGTAATATGCTTGTCCTGAAGTACTTGGGCCTTCGACGGACAGAGATTGCCAAGATTCCCTCAAGGATTGAGAAGCTTGAGTATTTGGAAACTCTTGACATAAGGGAGACAAATGTTGGTGAGCTTCCAAAGGCTGTGGGACAGCTAAAACGAATCAGTAGCATACTTGGTGGAAATAAAAACCCAAGGAAGGGATTGAGGTTGCCTCAAGACAAAAGTAAGGACTCAAGGAAAAGTATTTTGCCACAGGAAAAAAGTAAGGATGGAATGAAATCACTCCGGGTATTGTCAGGGATTGAGATCATTGGGGAATCAACAGCTGTAGCAGGCCTTCATCAGTTGACAGGATTAAGGAAGTTTGCCATCTATAAGCTCAGCATAAATAAGGATGGTGACACATTCAAAGAGCTACGCTCCTCTATTGAGTACCTTGGCAGCTGTGGTTTGCAAACTCTGGCAATAAACGACGAAGGCTCTGATTTTATCAACTCCTTGGACACCATGTCAGCACCTCCAAGATACCTCATCGCCCTTGAGCTGTCTGGAAAGTTAGAAAAGCCCCCAAAGTGGATCAATAAACTAGAAATGCTGAACAAGTTAACCCTATCGTTAACAGTTCTCCGGACTGACACTTTGGAGCTCATCTGCGCCCTGAAGTCATTGTTTTCGCTCACCTTTTCCCTGAATGCAGTGAAACTGGATGAGGACACACAGGAGATCCTCGGGAAGAACAAAGAACAGTCCGATGGGGAGATATTTGTTCCTGGTGGATTCCCATGTCTTAAACTGCTCCGCTTCTTTGCCCCTCTTGTGCCAAAGCTAGGTTTCAGCGACAATGCAATGCCATCACTGGAGATGATTGATATGAGGTTTGGCGCTTTCGAAGGTTTGCTCGGCATTGACACCCTGGAAAATCTCAAAGAGGTGCATCTCAGAGTTAATGACCAAGCAGACGAAACAACCAAGTTCTTTGTCGATGATCTGAAGAATAATGGCCATGGACTGAAGGTAATTGTTGATCATGTCATCACTTCTTGA